In a single window of the Streptomyces sp. NBC_00353 genome:
- a CDS encoding S8 family peptidase, protein MGAALAVLAAIPTSAAAAPAAAPAIPRGLSGAHSGTPRTVTLITGDKVTVTSPGDGHVLATVRGPNGGPVGAHTMSVGKDTYVYPDAAMPYIASGQLDEHLFNVTELLADGYDDAHSEHLPLIVSYTDAATRSRKQAVPTGATRTRTLDSIQGAALSADHRRAPDFWSALTGTAPASVHARSKSAAPALTGGIAKIWLDGKVKATLADTTAQIGAPQVWRGGDTGQGVDVAVLDTGIDAAHPDFGGRIAASASFVPGLDVTDRHGHGTHVASTIAGTGAASDGKEKGVAPGAKLHIGKVLDNDGSGQDSWILAGMEWAAQDQHAKVISMSLGSGPSDGTDPMSQAVNQLSAQTGALFVIAAGNAGPDFSTVASPGAADAALTVGAVDASDRLAVFSSRGPRKGDHALKPELTGPGVDVLAARSQYASEGEGSYQTMSGTSMATPHVAGAAALLAQTHPDWTGQQLKDALVSTTKSTPQFSPYMGGSGRVDIAAAVKDSVVASASAFASAKWPYTQGQVASKDVTYTNTAADPVTLDLALSTPGSPPGLFSLSASQVTVPAHGTATATVTTHLDLASDDVGYSGILNASGPDGVLRTHTLIGSNKQSRRVNVAVKGTGWHGTALPGTLIVKDIARDTVPQVFEVDDSGSLNLNLAPSTYSVWMYADVPGVNGPHSLGRAVLSAPQVVVDNDRTLTFNASALRRVRAVTPKLTATSSVRVDQYRSYSTLHPFTDSYEIEAVYDSLWATPTSKVTQGSYTFATRWRQVQPPLTVASSSQSFEDLQVQSMSPSMAKGTGNYATVYAGKGAASDFAKVQVRGKIAIVRRNDTVTAPDQAIAAAKAGAKLLLIVHDGYGRLDAWWDLPEAAALPVASLSADEGEELIQRIRHGRTRLSVSSHPYADYLYDLVQHHKGAIPTDLTYRPGAGSLARINTSYRDYKQGQAVDVRYDLSPGFDFAVGGAATLQQAQGTHTVWVTASPGVKWTQLAATPDLTEISAARSYAPRSTTKETWFAPVQHARMLNDNKVNIAPSRFGDIIATFGMPAWGDSGGHLGIVWEGDVSWATKLYQGKTLIGEGVDHVQAEVAPDRLPYRLVLDSTRGAGMSPYATSSHTEWKFTSSTAAVEGAYLPLVQLDYGVSTDLSGKARRHGDLKVTPSHLTGGPSSHTIRSVALQISYDDGATWHKLALRHLGGDWKAHLAAPSKARFATLRVTAGDTQGNSVSQTVVRAFGLK, encoded by the coding sequence TTGGGGGCTGCCCTCGCGGTACTGGCGGCCATTCCGACGTCGGCGGCCGCTGCGCCGGCGGCCGCGCCTGCGATCCCGCGCGGACTCTCGGGCGCACACTCGGGCACCCCCCGCACTGTCACCCTCATCACCGGTGACAAGGTCACGGTGACCAGCCCAGGCGACGGCCACGTCCTCGCGACCGTGCGGGGCCCCAACGGCGGTCCGGTGGGCGCTCACACCATGAGCGTCGGGAAGGACACCTATGTCTATCCCGACGCCGCGATGCCGTACATCGCCTCCGGCCAGCTGGACGAGCACCTCTTCAATGTCACCGAACTGCTGGCCGACGGGTACGACGACGCACACAGCGAGCATCTGCCGCTGATCGTCTCCTATACCGACGCGGCAACCCGTTCGCGCAAGCAAGCCGTTCCCACCGGGGCGACCCGCACTCGCACCCTGGACAGCATTCAGGGCGCCGCGCTCTCCGCCGACCACCGCCGTGCGCCGGACTTCTGGTCCGCCCTGACCGGCACGGCACCCGCGTCCGTGCACGCCCGAAGCAAGAGCGCCGCACCGGCGTTGACAGGCGGGATCGCGAAGATCTGGCTGGACGGCAAGGTCAAGGCCACGCTCGCCGACACCACCGCGCAGATCGGGGCGCCCCAGGTCTGGCGGGGTGGCGATACGGGCCAGGGCGTGGATGTCGCGGTCCTGGACACGGGCATCGACGCAGCGCACCCGGACTTCGGAGGCAGGATCGCCGCGTCCGCCAGCTTTGTCCCTGGCCTGGATGTGACGGACCGCCATGGTCACGGCACACACGTAGCGTCGACCATCGCTGGCACCGGTGCTGCCTCCGATGGCAAGGAGAAGGGCGTCGCTCCCGGCGCCAAACTCCACATCGGCAAGGTCCTCGACAACGATGGCAGTGGTCAGGACTCCTGGATCTTGGCGGGAATGGAGTGGGCTGCTCAGGATCAGCACGCCAAGGTCATCAGCATGAGCCTGGGATCGGGCCCCAGCGACGGCACCGACCCGATGAGCCAGGCCGTCAACCAGCTCAGCGCCCAGACCGGTGCACTGTTCGTCATCGCCGCCGGCAACGCTGGGCCGGATTTTTCCACCGTGGCGTCGCCAGGCGCCGCGGACGCGGCCCTTACGGTGGGGGCGGTGGACGCCTCCGACCGGCTGGCCGTCTTCTCCAGCCGCGGCCCGCGCAAAGGCGACCATGCGCTCAAGCCTGAGCTCACCGGCCCCGGCGTCGATGTACTTGCGGCCCGCTCCCAATATGCCTCCGAGGGCGAGGGAAGCTACCAGACCATGAGCGGCACCTCTATGGCGACGCCCCATGTCGCCGGTGCCGCTGCCCTGTTGGCGCAGACCCATCCCGACTGGACGGGGCAGCAGCTCAAGGATGCCCTGGTCAGCACAACCAAGTCGACTCCGCAGTTCAGCCCGTACATGGGCGGCAGCGGCCGGGTGGACATCGCGGCCGCCGTCAAGGACTCGGTGGTCGCGTCAGCTTCCGCCTTCGCATCGGCTAAGTGGCCCTACACGCAGGGCCAGGTGGCTTCCAAGGACGTCACCTACACCAACACCGCTGCCGACCCTGTCACCCTGGACCTGGCGCTCAGCACGCCGGGTTCACCGCCGGGCCTCTTCTCTCTCTCGGCCTCCCAGGTGACCGTTCCCGCACACGGCACCGCCACGGCAACCGTGACGACCCATCTGGACCTCGCGTCCGACGACGTCGGCTACAGCGGGATACTCAATGCTTCCGGCCCTGACGGTGTGCTGCGTACTCACACCCTGATCGGTAGCAACAAGCAGAGCCGACGGGTCAACGTCGCGGTGAAGGGGACGGGCTGGCACGGCACTGCGCTGCCGGGGACGCTGATTGTCAAAGACATCGCCCGGGACACGGTGCCCCAGGTCTTCGAAGTTGACGACAGCGGGAGCCTGAACCTCAACCTCGCACCCAGCACGTACTCGGTCTGGATGTACGCGGATGTACCTGGGGTCAACGGCCCGCACTCACTGGGCCGCGCTGTCCTCAGCGCACCGCAGGTCGTCGTCGACAACGACCGGACACTCACGTTCAATGCCTCCGCTCTCCGCAGAGTCAGGGCCGTCACCCCGAAGCTCACCGCGACGAGCTCGGTGCGAGTGGATCAGTACCGGTCGTACAGCACCCTGCACCCGTTCACCGACAGCTACGAGATCGAGGCCGTCTACGACAGCCTGTGGGCAACTCCCACGTCGAAGGTCACCCAGGGTTCGTACACCTTCGCCACGCGCTGGCGTCAGGTGCAGCCGCCGCTGACCGTGGCCTCCTCGTCGCAGTCGTTCGAGGACCTGCAGGTCCAGAGCATGTCCCCCAGCATGGCCAAGGGCACGGGCAACTACGCGACGGTCTACGCCGGAAAGGGCGCGGCATCTGACTTCGCGAAGGTACAGGTACGGGGCAAGATCGCGATCGTTCGCAGGAACGACACGGTGACCGCTCCCGACCAGGCCATCGCCGCAGCTAAGGCCGGGGCCAAGCTGCTGCTCATCGTGCATGACGGTTACGGTCGGCTCGACGCCTGGTGGGACCTGCCGGAAGCCGCCGCGCTGCCCGTCGCATCCCTCTCCGCGGACGAGGGCGAGGAGCTCATCCAGCGGATCCGGCACGGTAGGACACGCCTGTCCGTCTCGTCCCATCCCTACGCCGACTACCTGTACGACTTGGTGCAGCACCACAAGGGAGCCATCCCCACCGATCTCACATACCGGCCAGGCGCTGGCAGCCTCGCCCGGATCAACACGTCATACCGTGACTACAAGCAGGGTCAAGCGGTGGACGTCCGCTACGACCTGTCGCCGGGGTTCGACTTCGCGGTCGGCGGCGCCGCGACGCTGCAGCAGGCCCAGGGGACTCACACGGTCTGGGTCACCGCTTCGCCCGGCGTCAAGTGGACCCAGCTGGCGGCCACACCGGACCTCACCGAAATCAGTGCCGCACGGTCCTACGCGCCGCGCAGCACCACCAAGGAGACCTGGTTCGCTCCCGTTCAGCACGCGCGCATGCTGAACGACAACAAGGTGAACATCGCGCCGTCACGGTTCGGCGACATCATTGCCACCTTCGGAATGCCCGCCTGGGGCGATTCCGGTGGCCACCTGGGAATCGTGTGGGAGGGAGACGTGTCCTGGGCGACAAAGCTCTACCAGGGGAAGACACTGATCGGCGAGGGCGTGGACCATGTCCAGGCGGAGGTTGCGCCGGACAGGCTCCCGTACCGGCTCGTCCTGGACAGCACACGCGGGGCTGGCATGAGTCCGTACGCGACCAGCTCGCACACGGAATGGAAGTTCACCTCTTCCACCGCCGCGGTCGAGGGCGCGTACCTGCCGCTCGTTCAACTGGACTACGGAGTCAGTACGGATCTATCAGGTAAGGCCAGACGTCACGGCGACCTGAAGGTCACGCCGTCGCATCTGACGGGCGGTCCCAGCTCGCATACGATCCGCAGTGTCGCGCTCCAGATCTCGTACGACGACGGCGCCACCTGGCACAAGCTGGCGCTGCGCCACCTTGGCGGCGACTGGAAGGCGCACTTGGCGGCGCCGTCCAAGGCCCGCTTCGCGACGCTGCGTGTGACCGCCGGGGACACCCAGGGCAACAGCGTCAGTCAGACCGTGGTCCGGGCCTTTGGTCTGAAGTAG